Genomic window (Gemmatimonadota bacterium):
GGCAGCAACACCTTACCCCGCGCATTCAAGGCCAGGACATGAAACGAGTTCTTCCGGGATTCGATCCGGATCGGCGGATCGACGAACCCCATGTCCCACCGGGTATACCTTCCGGGATATTCATAACCCGACGCGAACAAGGCGCCCGGATGCGAATCGAGGCCGTCGACCACGGGCTCGATGGCTTCGTCCGGCGAGAGGTGCTGGGCGTAACGCTTGACCGAAACGCCGCCCTCGGTCTGGTATTCGATGGCTTCGAGATGGATATGGGTAACACGCATCGTCAGATCCCGTTCTCCGTGGTTCGGTTATGGTGCATCCCCAACCCTGTGCGGCCTTCGTTGATTCACCATATAAAACAAAAAAGGCCGCTACCTTGTAAGGGTAGAGGCCGGTCAAATCAACGAAGTGATGAATCTACTTCAATCAGGCGCCGCTTCGCATGACATGCCGCCTCGTCCCATAAAAAGGCCACCAGGTAAACAGATCGCTCTGCTTCCACCAATAGTTGAAACGGGATGACCGGGAGGAGTTAACGGCTGTCATTTCGATCCAATGTCTGATGTGGAACCCTTTCGACTACCGATTGTAGATTGCGGCAATATAGCGTGGTCCGCCAGTCAAGTCAAGGATTTTTGTCACCAAGAAAACAGTTGCGATTTCAGGGGTGAGCCTGTACCATGCAGGCGTTGTCGAGCAGTCCGAGCCGGCCTTTGGAATCGGGCTTCGCGAACCATTGTGGCAGTCCGAGCCGGCCTTTGGAATCGGGCTTCGCGAACCATTGTGGCAGTCCGAGCCGGCCTTTGGAATCGGGCTTCGCGAACCGCGGCACTCGACCGGGCCGACTCGCGGATTCGGGCTTCGCAAGCCGCGGCGGCCGGCCGGAAGCCGCGTAACGGGGTACGCCGTTTATGCCGGACAAGGAACCCGGACTGTTCAGAAAGTGGTTCTGGAATACCTATGATTACCTGGGAACGCTGATCGTGATCAACATCCTGTGGCTGTTGCTTGCCCTGCCGCTGGTTACCCTTCCTCTCGCCTTCGCCGGACTGTTCCGCGTCACCGGACGGATCGCCGCCTACGAAGAAACCGGCATACGGGATTTCTTCTCCCACACGCGGGAGGACCTCGGCCGGAACTTCAGCATCTGCGGACTGTACGCAGGCGTCCTGTTGCTCCTTGCGGCCAATGTGCTTTTCTACGTACGGCTCATAGACGCATGGCCCTGGGTGGGCGCGATCCTGGGCGGCGTGATGATGTGGCTGATCGTCTTCGTCTGCATGACGGCCGTTTACGTCCTCCCGCTCATGCAGCGGAGTAAAACCCCGGTAAGGCAGATCGTCCGGTCGGGCGTATTCCTGGTCGTAGACAACCCGCGGTACGCCTTCATGCTGTTGTTTTGCGGGTCCGTTGCCATGGCCTTCAGCCTGGCCAGCGGCGTCGGCCTGCTGTTCCTGGGCGTCGGGGCCGTCGGCGTGCTGTTCAGCACCGGACTGAGAGAGACGCTGAAACGATACGATAAAGCGGACGAGGACGTACTGGAAGAAGCGCGGGGATGGCGGGACCTGCTCCGTCCATGGGGGTATTCATGACGGGGAAGGAGGTCCGCGGCGACGGCGGGGACGCCGGCGCGCCATTCATCGTGATCGAAGGGATCGACGGCGCGGGCAAGACGACCCAGTTGAAGCAGCTTCACCAGTGGATGGAAACGCGTTACGGATGTCCCGTCCATACCACGGGGGAACCTACGAACCGCCCCATAGGCAGGCTGCTGAAAGAAGCCCTTCAACGCCGGGTGGAACTCGACGGCATCTGTCACGCGCTGCTGTTCGCCGCCGACCGGATCGACCACGTCAAGTCGGAAATCGAGTCCAACATTCAACGGGGAATCCCCGTGCTGTGCGACCGTTACTTTCTCTCGTCCTTCGCCTACCAGTGGCGGGAGATGCCCGGCGAACTGGACTGGATAGAGTCGATCAACGCCAGGGCGATACACCCC
Coding sequences:
- the tmk gene encoding dTMP kinase, encoding MAGPAPSMGVFMTGKEVRGDGGDAGAPFIVIEGIDGAGKTTQLKQLHQWMETRYGCPVHTTGEPTNRPIGRLLKEALQRRVELDGICHALLFAADRIDHVKSEIESNIQRGIPVLCDRYFLSSFAYQWREMPGELDWIESINARAIHPHLTLLIDAPAEVCMDRIRRARSDTELFEDLVTLRAIRENYLELARRRKDVDRIEIIDGAHSPGEVQQAVRARVEEVMQPYSSG